Proteins encoded in a region of the Flavobacteriaceae bacterium HL-DH10 genome:
- a CDS encoding Hsp20/alpha crystallin family protein, whose amino-acid sequence MTTLMKRRKRNRLLPLENRLLTPWGNSLFPSSLTNLMRFDDLFEDDSLMPAMNVQEHEKEFEIDFAAPGFNKKDFEVTIEDDILYVSGEKEVNEEEKEDDYSRKEFSYTSFKKSMLLPPSADLNQDVKASYKNGILKIKLLKKEVSIEETPPKKVIEVH is encoded by the coding sequence ATGACAACACTAATGAAACGCAGAAAAAGAAATAGGTTACTCCCATTGGAAAACAGATTATTAACCCCCTGGGGAAATAGTTTATTTCCTTCAAGTTTAACAAATTTAATGAGATTTGATGACCTATTTGAAGATGATAGCCTTATGCCTGCTATGAACGTACAAGAACATGAAAAAGAATTCGAAATAGACTTTGCCGCTCCTGGATTTAATAAAAAGGATTTTGAAGTAACTATTGAAGACGATATACTTTATGTTTCTGGTGAAAAAGAAGTAAATGAAGAAGAAAAAGAAGATGATTATTCTCGTAAAGAGTTTAGTTATACCTCCTTTAAAAAATCTATGTTACTTCCACCTTCGGCAGACTTAAACCAAGATGTTAAAGCATCTTATAAGAATGGAATTTTAAAAATTAAACTACTTAAAAAAGAAGTTTCTATTGAGGAAACACCTCCTAAAAAAGTGATAGAAGTTCATTAA
- a CDS encoding MBL fold metallo-hydrolase, whose protein sequence is MDKFARINFLGAAGVVTGSKFLLETSEKNILIDCGMFQGLKELRELNWSDLPINVRTIDVVLLTHGHLDHVGYLPRLLKQGFTGKIIGTAPTLAIAEIVLTDSAKIHEEDAKKANKEKYTKHNPALPFYTKYEVEKTIAQFQVEMTDKWIVLSEHISYRFQYNGHIIGATFIEIDVNGKRFVFSGDIGRQNDYLLDAPKKPEWADFLFVESTYGNKLHPHEDIEEILSKLIKETILKKGNLIIPSFAVERLQTLMFLLWKLYKKNKIPNIPIFIDSPMGNNVLDVFKRFPKWHKLSMVDYNAMCNHINIVQSYQETWKTIDDKRSKIIIAGSGMVTGGRVLTYLQQLIDEPSTTVLLVGYQAEGTRGRQLQDGAHEMRFYGKYYPVKAKIYSIESLSAHADQNDLLNWMSAIKNIPEKVFLIHGEPNSLDAFRTKIQDTYHWNVTIPKLTDVEKVII, encoded by the coding sequence ATGGATAAATTTGCTAGAATAAATTTTTTAGGAGCAGCTGGTGTAGTTACTGGGTCTAAATTTCTTTTAGAAACTTCAGAAAAAAATATTTTGATAGACTGTGGTATGTTTCAAGGTTTAAAAGAATTAAGAGAACTTAATTGGAGTGATTTACCTATTAACGTTAGAACCATTGATGTTGTATTACTAACACACGGACATTTAGATCATGTTGGATATTTACCTAGATTATTAAAACAAGGGTTTACAGGTAAAATTATTGGAACAGCCCCTACTCTGGCAATTGCAGAAATTGTATTAACGGATAGTGCTAAAATACATGAAGAAGATGCAAAAAAGGCAAATAAAGAAAAATACACGAAACATAATCCAGCATTACCTTTTTACACAAAATATGAAGTAGAAAAAACCATAGCTCAATTTCAAGTTGAAATGACTGATAAATGGATTGTGCTTTCAGAACACATATCATATCGTTTTCAATATAATGGCCATATTATAGGAGCCACTTTTATTGAGATTGATGTAAATGGAAAACGATTTGTATTTTCAGGAGATATTGGCAGACAAAACGACTATTTATTAGACGCTCCTAAAAAACCCGAATGGGCCGATTTTTTATTTGTTGAAAGCACCTATGGAAATAAACTACATCCTCATGAGGATATTGAAGAAATTCTATCTAAACTCATAAAAGAAACCATTTTAAAAAAAGGAAACTTAATCATTCCCAGTTTTGCTGTAGAGCGTTTACAAACACTTATGTTTTTACTTTGGAAACTTTATAAAAAAAACAAAATACCAAACATCCCTATTTTTATTGACAGTCCTATGGGTAATAATGTATTAGATGTGTTTAAACGTTTTCCTAAATGGCATAAATTATCAATGGTAGATTATAATGCGATGTGTAATCATATAAATATTGTTCAATCATATCAAGAAACCTGGAAAACCATAGACGATAAAAGATCAAAAATAATTATAGCAGGTAGCGGTATGGTAACGGGAGGACGGGTACTTACATATTTACAACAACTTATAGATGAGCCTTCTACTACCGTTTTATTAGTCGGTTATCAAGCTGAAGGGACAAGAGGCAGACAATTGCAAGATGGTGCTCACGAAATGCGTTTCTATGGAAAATACTACCCTGTAAAAGCTAAAATTTATAGTATAGAAAGTCTTTCGGCACATGCAGATCAAAATGATTTATTGAATTGGATGAGCGCTATTAAAAATATTCCTGAAAAGGTGTTTTTAATTCATGGCGAACCTAATTCTTTAGATGCTTTTCGTACTAAAATACAAGACACTTACCACTGGAATGTTACCATACCAAAATTAACCGATGTTGAAAAAGTTATAATTTAA
- a CDS encoding restriction endonuclease, producing the protein METDTIEIIKSSGEKAKFSFKKLKNSLKHTGADQATINKIINTVKDELYQGISTKEIYNRAFALLKKKKSYLASKYKLKKAIYELGPTGFPFERFISTILNYSGYKTEIDKTIHGLCVTHEIDVIAHKNNETTIIECKFHNEEGLNCNVKIPLYINSRYNDVKAYWDINSKNKSILKKGWVVTNTRFTKDAIKYGNCANLYLLSWDYPKNNGLKDRIDRLGLYPITVSTLLTNREKQFLLSRDVVLCRELIGDDFYLDHLGVSDIRKEKILNEIKMLCNN; encoded by the coding sequence TTAAAAAATTCCTTAAAACATACTGGAGCAGATCAAGCAACTATTAATAAAATTATTAATACTGTAAAAGATGAGCTTTATCAAGGTATTTCAACAAAAGAAATCTATAATCGAGCATTTGCTTTACTCAAAAAAAAGAAAAGCTATTTAGCTTCAAAGTATAAGCTTAAAAAAGCTATTTATGAGTTAGGACCAACAGGTTTTCCTTTCGAACGTTTTATAAGTACCATATTAAACTACTCTGGATACAAAACAGAAATTGATAAAACTATACATGGGCTATGTGTTACGCACGAAATAGATGTTATAGCACATAAAAATAATGAAACGACAATAATTGAATGTAAATTTCATAATGAAGAAGGTCTTAATTGTAACGTCAAGATACCGCTCTATATAAATTCTCGCTATAATGATGTAAAAGCATATTGGGATATTAATTCTAAAAATAAATCCATATTGAAAAAAGGTTGGGTAGTAACAAATACCCGTTTTACAAAAGATGCCATAAAATATGGAAACTGTGCTAATCTGTATCTATTAAGTTGGGATTACCCCAAAAACAATGGTTTAAAAGACCGAATAGACCGCCTAGGATTATACCCAATTACAGTATCTACTTTACTAACCAATAGAGAAAAACAGTTTCTATTAAGTAGAGATGTTGTGTTGTGCAGAGAATTAATTGGAGATGATTTTTATTTAGATCATTTAGGAGTTTCTGATATAAGAAAAGAAAAAATATTGAATGAAATAAAAATGTTATGCAATAATTGA